From Streptomyces qinzhouensis, one genomic window encodes:
- a CDS encoding Nif3-like dinuclear metal center hexameric protein: protein MPRLSEVIAALDALWPPARAEQWDAVGTVCGDPDAEVRGVLFAVDPVQQIADEAVELGVQLVVTHHPLYLRGTTTVAAGHFKGRVVHTLIKNDIALHVAHTNADSADPGVSDALAAALGLKVVGPLVPDPTDPSGRRGLGRICEPEHPETLAAFAERAAHRLPATAQGIRLAGDPDAQVRTVAVSGGSGDSLFDAVRAAGVDAFLTADLRHHPASEATEHSPLGLVDAAHWATEWPWCAQAAAQLDEISDRHGWDLRVHVSSTVTDPWSSHTASLSSSPGAPN from the coding sequence GTGCCCCGCCTCTCCGAAGTCATCGCAGCCCTCGACGCCCTCTGGCCCCCCGCCCGGGCCGAGCAGTGGGACGCCGTGGGGACCGTCTGCGGCGATCCCGACGCCGAAGTCCGGGGAGTCCTGTTCGCCGTCGACCCCGTCCAGCAGATCGCGGACGAGGCCGTGGAGCTGGGCGTCCAGCTCGTGGTGACCCATCACCCCCTCTATCTCCGGGGCACCACGACGGTCGCGGCCGGTCACTTCAAGGGCCGGGTCGTCCACACCCTGATCAAGAACGACATCGCGCTCCATGTCGCCCACACCAACGCCGACAGCGCGGATCCCGGCGTCTCCGACGCCCTCGCCGCCGCGCTCGGCCTGAAGGTCGTGGGGCCCCTGGTGCCGGACCCCACCGATCCTTCGGGCCGCCGGGGCCTCGGCCGGATCTGTGAGCCCGAGCACCCCGAGACCCTCGCCGCCTTCGCCGAGCGGGCCGCCCACCGGCTTCCGGCCACCGCGCAGGGCATCCGCCTCGCCGGGGACCCGGACGCCCAGGTGCGGACGGTCGCCGTCAGCGGCGGCTCCGGCGACAGCCTCTTCGACGCGGTCCGCGCCGCCGGGGTGGACGCCTTCCTCACCGCCGATCTGCGCCACCACCCCGCCTCCGAGGCCACCGAGCACTCCCCGCTGGGCCTGGTCGACGCCGCGCACTGGGCCACCGAGTGGCCCTGGTGCGCCCAGGCGGCCGCCCAGCTCGACGAAATCTCCGACCGGCACGGCTGGGACCTGCGGGTCCATGTCTCGTCCACGGTCACCGACCCCTGGTCATCCCATACCGCTTCCCTTTCCTCTTCTCCTGGAGCCCCCAACTGA
- a CDS encoding bifunctional RNase H/acid phosphatase, whose amino-acid sequence MPVFVVEADGGSRGNPGPAGYGAVVLDAATGETLAEAAEYIGVATNNVAEYKGLIAGLRAARAIAPDASVRVRMDSKLVVEQMSGRWKIKHPDMKPLAAEAAGILPRSAVTYEWIPREENKHADRLANEAMDAGKRGRQWEPSRSTAGLDTAGARAVTEEPRAVGDATAGAARARAALAGAGSRTASAEHPAAIPAASGPGADKRPETPATGAAGAPVGWAATADLGTPTTFVLLRHGETALTPEKRFSGSGGGDPVLSPAGQRQAEAVAAALAARGTVQEIVSSPLKRCRETAEAVAARLGLDVRIEDGLRETDFGAWEGLTFAEVQQRYPEDLAAWLSSAKAAPTGGGESFTAVSRRVAAARDRLLGRSAGRTVLLVTHVTPIKTLVRLALGAPPESLFRMELSAAAVSAVAYYADGNASVRLLNDTSHLRAV is encoded by the coding sequence ATGCCCGTGTTCGTCGTCGAGGCCGACGGCGGATCCCGGGGCAACCCCGGTCCCGCGGGCTACGGCGCCGTGGTGCTCGACGCGGCCACCGGCGAGACCCTCGCCGAGGCCGCCGAGTACATCGGCGTCGCCACCAACAACGTCGCCGAGTACAAGGGCCTGATCGCCGGGCTGCGCGCGGCCCGGGCCATTGCCCCGGACGCCTCGGTCCGGGTCCGGATGGACTCCAAACTCGTCGTCGAGCAGATGTCGGGCCGCTGGAAGATCAAGCACCCCGATATGAAGCCGTTGGCGGCGGAGGCGGCGGGGATCCTTCCCCGGTCCGCCGTGACGTACGAGTGGATTCCCCGCGAGGAGAACAAGCACGCGGACCGGCTCGCCAACGAGGCGATGGACGCGGGCAAGCGCGGCAGACAGTGGGAGCCGTCCCGTTCCACCGCCGGGCTCGACACCGCCGGAGCGCGGGCGGTGACCGAGGAGCCCCGCGCGGTCGGTGATGCCACGGCGGGCGCCGCCCGTGCCCGCGCGGCGCTCGCCGGTGCCGGGTCCCGGACGGCCTCCGCGGAGCACCCCGCCGCCATTCCGGCCGCCTCGGGCCCCGGGGCCGATAAGCGCCCGGAGACCCCGGCCACCGGCGCGGCCGGGGCGCCCGTCGGCTGGGCGGCCACCGCCGATCTCGGCACCCCCACCACCTTCGTCCTGCTGCGCCACGGCGAAACGGCGCTCACCCCCGAGAAGCGTTTCTCGGGCAGCGGTGGCGGCGATCCCGTGCTCTCTCCGGCGGGACAGCGGCAGGCCGAGGCCGTCGCGGCGGCGCTCGCCGCCCGGGGCACGGTCCAGGAGATCGTCAGCTCACCGCTGAAGCGCTGCCGGGAGACCGCCGAGGCGGTCGCCGCGCGGCTCGGTCTCGACGTCCGCATCGAGGACGGTCTGCGGGAGACGGACTTCGGCGCCTGGGAAGGACTGACCTTCGCGGAGGTCCAGCAGCGCTATCCGGAAGATCTCGCCGCCTGGCTCTCCTCCGCCAAGGCCGCGCCCACCGGCGGCGGCGAGAGCTTCACCGCGGTGTCACGCCGGGTCGCGGCCGCCCGGGACCGGCTCCTCGGCCGCTCGGCGGGCCGCACGGTCCTGCTGGTCACCCATGTCACACCGATCAAGACGCTGGTCCGGCTGGCCCTGGGCGCACCGCCCGAGTCCCTGTTCCGGATGGAGCTGTCGGCGGCAGCCGTCTCGGCCGTGGCCTACTACGCCGACGGCAACGCCTCGGTCCGCCTGCTGAACGACACCTCTCACCTGCGCGCCGTCTGA
- the yaaA gene encoding peroxide stress protein YaaA, whose protein sequence is MLVLLPPSEGKAASGRGAPLKPESLSLPGLAPARAAVLDELVELCAADESKAAEVLGLSPGLRGELTKNVELRTAGARPAGEIYTGVLYDALGLATLDSAAKRRARASLLVFSGLWGAVRVGDRIPSYRCSMGVKLPGLGLLAAHWREPMEAALPEAAGGGLVLDLRSSAYAAAWKPGGELAGRTATVRVLHSQIVDGVEKRSVVSHFNKATKGRIVRSLLTSGAKPKGPRQLVEALRELGYAVEAEVPARKDRPWALDIVVNRIH, encoded by the coding sequence GTGCTGGTCCTGCTGCCTCCGTCCGAAGGCAAGGCCGCCTCCGGCCGTGGCGCCCCGCTGAAGCCGGAGTCGCTGTCGCTGCCCGGACTCGCCCCCGCGCGGGCCGCCGTGCTGGACGAGTTGGTGGAGCTGTGCGCCGCCGACGAGTCGAAGGCGGCCGAGGTGCTCGGACTGAGCCCGGGACTGCGCGGCGAGCTCACGAAGAACGTGGAGCTGCGGACAGCCGGGGCGCGTCCCGCCGGGGAGATCTACACGGGCGTGCTGTACGACGCGCTGGGGCTGGCGACGCTGGATTCCGCGGCCAAACGCCGGGCGCGGGCTTCGTTGCTGGTGTTCTCCGGGCTGTGGGGTGCCGTGCGGGTGGGTGACCGGATCCCGTCGTACCGCTGCTCCATGGGCGTCAAGCTCCCCGGTCTCGGGCTGCTCGCCGCGCACTGGCGGGAGCCGATGGAAGCCGCGCTGCCGGAGGCTGCCGGAGGCGGGCTGGTCCTCGATCTGCGGTCGTCGGCCTATGCGGCGGCATGGAAGCCCGGCGGCGAACTCGCGGGGCGTACGGCGACGGTGCGGGTGCTGCACTCGCAGATCGTCGACGGGGTCGAGAAGCGCTCCGTCGTCAGCCACTTCAACAAGGCGACGAAGGGCCGGATCGTCCGGTCCCTGCTGACCTCGGGTGCGAAGCCGAAGGGGCCGCGTCAGCTGGTGGAGGCCCTGCGGGAGCTGGGCTATGCGGTGGAGGCGGAGGTCCCGGCCCGCAAGGACCGGCCGTGGGCCCTGGACATCGTGGTGAACCGGATCCACTGA
- a CDS encoding MerR family transcriptional regulator yields the protein MRIGEVAALVGVTPRTVRHYHHLGLFPEPGRLSNGYRDYGLRHAVVLARIRRLTELGLGLAEVRDVLADDAGRELVEVLEELDEDLARQAAELTRRRTRLAGLIARAREGGLPVEGPVSPELAGLLGALPPGESAMAAKDRGHLALLDTVLAQEERERLFAALAPLADGGRAARIHELYERLDALADADPGDPRIVPLGDALAACMPDELIAALSEGPLPSGSDTFGRAFLDDFPPAQSAVVHRMLSVLDARRRELPGEEEETA from the coding sequence ATGAGGATCGGAGAAGTCGCCGCGCTCGTGGGCGTCACGCCGCGGACCGTACGCCACTACCACCACCTCGGGCTGTTCCCCGAACCCGGCCGGCTGTCGAACGGCTACCGCGACTACGGGCTGCGGCACGCGGTCGTCCTCGCCCGGATCCGGCGCCTCACCGAGCTGGGGCTCGGTCTCGCCGAGGTACGGGACGTCCTCGCGGACGACGCCGGGCGTGAGCTGGTGGAGGTGCTGGAGGAACTGGACGAGGACCTGGCCCGGCAGGCGGCCGAACTCACCCGACGGCGGACGCGGCTCGCCGGGCTGATCGCCCGGGCCCGCGAGGGCGGGCTGCCCGTCGAGGGGCCGGTCTCGCCCGAGCTGGCCGGGCTGCTGGGGGCGCTGCCGCCCGGCGAATCGGCCATGGCCGCCAAGGACCGGGGGCATCTGGCGCTGCTGGACACCGTGCTGGCGCAGGAGGAGCGGGAGCGGCTCTTCGCCGCGCTGGCACCGCTGGCCGACGGCGGGCGCGCGGCCCGGATCCACGAGTTGTACGAGCGGCTGGACGCGCTCGCGGACGCCGACCCCGGCGATCCGCGGATCGTCCCGCTCGGCGACGCGCTCGCCGCGTGTATGCCGGACGAGCTGATCGCGGCGCTGAGCGAGGGGCCCCTGCCGAGCGGGAGCGACACCTTCGGGCGGGCGTTCCTGGACGATTTCCCGCCCGCCCAGTCCGCCGTCGTACACCGGATGCTGTCCGTTCTCGACGCCCGCCGGAGGGAACTGCCGGGCGAAGAGGAGGAGACGGCATGA
- a CDS encoding zinc ribbon domain-containing protein yields the protein MNAAPADQIRLLDVQNLDVRLSQLAHKRKSLPEHAELESLTKDLTQLRDLLVAAQTEESDTAREQTKAEQDVDQVRQRAARDQQRLDSGAITSPKDLESLQREIVSLAKRQGDLEDVVLDVMERREAVQERVAELTARVSSVQTKADDATVRRDTAQQELDEQSTAIIKERETIAAVVPADLLKLYEKLRVQQGGIGAARLYQRRCEGCRLELNITELNEVRKAPGDTVVRCENCSRILVRTAESGL from the coding sequence CTGAACGCCGCGCCCGCCGACCAGATCCGACTCCTCGACGTCCAGAACCTCGATGTGCGACTGTCGCAGCTCGCCCACAAGCGGAAGTCGCTGCCCGAGCACGCGGAGCTGGAGTCACTCACCAAGGACCTCACGCAGCTCCGCGATCTGCTGGTCGCCGCGCAGACCGAGGAGAGCGACACCGCACGCGAGCAGACCAAGGCCGAACAGGACGTCGACCAGGTGCGCCAGCGTGCCGCCCGCGACCAGCAGCGGCTTGACTCCGGTGCGATCACCTCGCCCAAGGACCTGGAGAGCCTCCAGCGGGAGATCGTCTCCCTCGCCAAGCGCCAGGGCGATCTGGAAGACGTGGTCCTCGATGTGATGGAGCGCCGTGAGGCCGTCCAGGAGCGGGTGGCCGAGCTGACCGCCCGGGTCTCCTCCGTCCAGACCAAGGCCGACGACGCCACCGTCCGCCGCGACACCGCGCAGCAGGAGCTGGACGAACAGTCCACGGCCATCATCAAGGAGCGCGAGACGATCGCCGCCGTCGTCCCCGCCGACCTGCTGAAGCTCTATGAGAAGCTCCGCGTCCAGCAGGGCGGAATCGGCGCCGCCCGGCTCTATCAGCGTCGCTGCGAGGGCTGCCGTCTCGAGCTGAACATCACCGAGCTGAACGAGGTCCGGAAGGCCCCGGGCGACACCGTGGTCCGCTGCGAGAACTGCAGCCGCATCCTCGTCCGCACCGCCGAGTCCGGCCTCTGA
- a CDS encoding RNB domain-containing ribonuclease, which yields MPRRPLRTSGAAEATLAPALRTLRTELGVPDDFPAAVLDEAERAAAAPRPPGPAPADATGLPFFTVDPPGSADLDQAVHLSRRGGGYRVHYAIADVAAFVAPGGTIDSEAHRRVQTLYFPDGSVPLHPPVLSAGAASLLPGETRPALLWRIDLDAEGRTVTAGVQRAVVRSRTRLDYATAQRRIDDGTAEEPLALLKEIGLLREALERERGGVSLAVPEQEIARHDGTYTLAFRAPLPAEGWNAQLSLLTGMAAADIMIESGTGILRTLPTAPLGAVARLRLTARALRIDWPHHVPYAEVIRSLDPHRPRHAAFLAECTSLLRGAGYTVFTGGRIPEPSVHAAVAHAYTHCTAPLRRLVDRYTGELCLAAVAGQGVPEWVLSALDGLPPEMAAGARRAGTVERACVDLVEAALLRDRVGETFEGLVVDVKEKEPSAGTVQLSDPAVVARIAGDGALPLGEPLRVRLTRADPAARPGTAKVLFAPV from the coding sequence ATGCCCCGCCGTCCCCTGCGCACCAGCGGCGCGGCCGAGGCCACCCTCGCCCCGGCCCTGCGCACGCTGCGGACCGAGCTGGGCGTCCCAGACGACTTCCCCGCCGCCGTACTCGACGAGGCCGAACGGGCCGCCGCGGCACCCCGCCCGCCGGGGCCCGCCCCGGCCGACGCCACCGGCCTCCCCTTCTTCACCGTCGACCCGCCCGGCTCGGCCGACCTGGACCAGGCGGTCCACCTGTCCCGCCGGGGCGGCGGCTACCGCGTCCACTACGCCATCGCCGATGTCGCCGCCTTCGTCGCCCCCGGCGGAACGATCGACTCCGAGGCGCACCGCCGGGTGCAGACGCTCTACTTCCCGGACGGATCCGTCCCCCTCCACCCACCCGTGCTCTCCGCCGGGGCTGCGAGCCTCCTGCCCGGCGAAACCCGCCCCGCCCTGCTGTGGCGGATCGACCTCGACGCCGAAGGCCGTACCGTCACCGCCGGCGTACAACGGGCCGTCGTCCGCAGCCGTACCCGCCTCGACTACGCCACCGCCCAGCGCCGCATCGACGACGGCACCGCCGAGGAACCCCTCGCCCTGCTCAAGGAGATCGGCCTGCTGCGGGAGGCCCTGGAACGCGAGCGCGGCGGCGTCTCCCTCGCCGTACCCGAACAGGAGATCGCCCGGCACGACGGCACGTACACCCTCGCGTTCCGGGCCCCGCTGCCCGCCGAGGGCTGGAACGCCCAGCTCTCCCTGCTCACCGGCATGGCCGCGGCCGACATCATGATCGAATCCGGTACGGGGATCCTGCGGACGCTCCCCACCGCCCCGCTCGGCGCGGTCGCCCGGCTCCGCCTGACCGCACGGGCCCTGCGCATCGACTGGCCGCACCACGTCCCGTACGCCGAGGTGATCCGCTCCCTCGACCCGCACCGGCCCCGTCACGCGGCCTTCCTCGCCGAATGCACCAGCCTGCTGCGCGGCGCCGGATACACCGTCTTCACCGGCGGCCGGATCCCCGAACCCTCGGTCCACGCGGCCGTCGCCCACGCCTACACCCACTGCACCGCGCCCCTTCGGCGGCTCGTCGACCGCTACACGGGCGAACTGTGCCTGGCCGCCGTCGCCGGACAGGGCGTCCCCGAATGGGTCCTGTCCGCGCTCGACGGGCTGCCGCCGGAGATGGCCGCGGGCGCCCGCCGCGCGGGCACGGTGGAGCGCGCATGCGTGGACCTCGTCGAGGCCGCCCTGCTCCGCGACCGGGTCGGCGAAACCTTCGAAGGCCTGGTGGTCGACGTGAAGGAGAAGGAGCCCTCCGCCGGGACGGTCCAGTTGTCCGACCCGGCGGTCGTGGCGCGGATCGCGGGCGACGGCGCGCTGCCGCTGGGTGAGCCGTTGCGGGTACGCCTGACCCGCGCCGACCCGGCGGCACGACCGGGCACCGCGAAGGTCCTCTTCGCACCGGTATGA
- the eda gene encoding bifunctional 4-hydroxy-2-oxoglutarate aldolase/2-dehydro-3-deoxy-phosphogluconate aldolase gives MTSVLDLAPVIPVVVIKDAEDAVPLARALVAGGLPAIEVTLRTPAAPEAIRAIAAEVPDAVVGAGTVISPAQVETAVSAGARFLVSPGWTEALLDAMRGSGVPFLPGVSTVSEVVALLERGVTEMKFFPAEAAGGKPYLTSIAGPLPQARFCPTGGISRESAPGYLSLPNVACVGGTWMLPADAIAAKDWSRVESLAAEAASLATPAA, from the coding sequence ATGACCTCCGTGCTTGATCTCGCGCCCGTGATTCCCGTCGTCGTCATCAAGGACGCCGAGGACGCCGTACCCCTCGCCCGTGCGCTGGTCGCGGGTGGTCTGCCCGCGATCGAGGTGACCCTGCGGACGCCGGCCGCTCCGGAGGCGATCCGGGCCATCGCCGCCGAGGTGCCGGACGCGGTGGTCGGCGCGGGCACGGTGATCTCCCCCGCGCAGGTGGAGACGGCGGTGTCCGCCGGGGCCCGGTTCCTGGTCAGCCCGGGCTGGACGGAAGCCCTGCTGGACGCCATGCGCGGCTCGGGGGTGCCGTTCCTGCCGGGTGTCTCCACGGTGTCGGAGGTGGTGGCCCTGCTGGAGCGCGGGGTCACCGAGATGAAGTTCTTCCCCGCCGAGGCCGCGGGCGGCAAGCCCTATCTGACGTCCATCGCCGGGCCCCTGCCCCAGGCCCGGTTCTGCCCGACGGGCGGTATCTCGCGGGAGTCCGCGCCCGGTTATCTGTCGCTGCCCAATGTGGCCTGTGTCGGCGGGACCTGGATGCTGCCCGCGGACGCCATCGCCGCGAAGGACTGGTCCCGGGTCGAGTCCCTGGCCGCGGAGGCCGCGTCGCTCGCGACTCCCGCGGCCTGA